The Streptomyces nitrosporeus genome includes a window with the following:
- a CDS encoding STM4015 family protein has translation MSGVEHVDELLGLPALDFDPEADRAALPAAGDVAWRLRVEPYSSDGPAWEELFAAFLEAVDPAGVRALIIGQWGESYEETSAYPIGLVVAAAGRLTSLEAVFVGDLEMEEAEISWIEQSDVTVLLDAFPGLVALGVRGGSELEFPPVKHDSLRALTIETGGLPAAVVRGVLDSELPSLERLELWLGVSAYGGDATLADLAPLLTGTRFPRLHHLGLCNSELENEIASAMASAPVVARLRTLALSGGTLGDEGAAALLEGQPLTHLGTLDLHHHFLTEPMERRVTEALEPHGVRVDLSERCEPWDGRGAAGRYTTVAE, from the coding sequence ATGTCCGGTGTGGAACACGTAGACGAGTTGCTCGGCCTTCCGGCCCTGGACTTCGACCCCGAGGCCGACAGGGCCGCACTGCCCGCGGCGGGGGATGTGGCCTGGCGCCTCCGCGTCGAGCCGTACTCCTCCGACGGCCCGGCCTGGGAGGAGCTGTTCGCCGCCTTCCTGGAGGCGGTGGACCCGGCCGGGGTGCGGGCGCTGATCATCGGGCAGTGGGGGGAGTCGTACGAGGAGACCTCGGCCTACCCGATCGGCCTCGTCGTGGCCGCGGCCGGCCGTCTCACCTCGCTGGAGGCCGTCTTCGTCGGCGATCTGGAGATGGAGGAGGCCGAGATCTCCTGGATCGAGCAGTCGGACGTCACCGTTCTGCTCGACGCCTTCCCCGGTCTGGTCGCGCTCGGTGTCCGGGGCGGCAGCGAACTGGAGTTCCCGCCGGTCAAGCACGATTCCCTGCGGGCGCTCACCATCGAGACCGGCGGTCTGCCCGCGGCCGTGGTCCGGGGCGTGCTGGACAGCGAACTGCCCTCGCTGGAGCGCCTGGAGCTGTGGCTGGGGGTGTCCGCGTACGGCGGGGACGCCACCCTGGCCGATCTCGCGCCGCTCCTCACCGGCACCCGCTTCCCCCGGCTCCACCACCTCGGTCTCTGCAACAGCGAGCTGGAGAACGAGATCGCGTCCGCCATGGCCTCCGCGCCGGTCGTGGCCCGGCTGCGGACCCTGGCGCTCTCCGGGGGCACGCTCGGCGACGAAGGCGCGGCGGCGCTGCTGGAGGGCCAGCCGCTCACCCATCTCGGCACGCTCGATCTGCACCACCACTTCCTGACCGAGCCGATGGAGCGCAGGGTCACCGAGGCCCTGGAGCCGCACGGGGTGCGCGTCGACCTGTCGGAGCGGTGCGAGCCGTGGGACGGGCGCGGTGCAGCCGGGCGTTACACGACGGTCGCGGAGTGA
- a CDS encoding STM4014 family protein, with protein MTVTSAVPSPAGGTPPLAVVGVPGNRRVALFQDAVRAAGLPPARVVPWREVLGGEAVFRPGELVRVDSPGEDTETERLLRGVDDPTRVEGSALWYTRFTAAVRDVAARAASAGAVLLDDPGDIAVLFDKRLCHGVMDAAGVRVPDSPTSGAGAAPVRGWADVRRLMADHRMPRAFVKLAHGSSASGVLAVETAGPGRARATTSVERDGAGRLFNSLRVRRLTSEREVAAVVDALAPDGLHIERWLPKASVPGGRVADLRVVVVAGRATHAVVRTSRSPMTNLHLGGVRGDLDQVRETTEAAGGDWAGALSLCERAAACFPDTLCVGVDLLPAIGWRHFAVGEVNAFGDLLPRLTGLPGSGAEGLDTYAAQVAAVPGRSGRRTAREEAPGNDRARNHRAAPAL; from the coding sequence ATGACGGTGACGAGCGCCGTGCCGTCCCCGGCGGGCGGCACGCCGCCCCTCGCGGTCGTCGGTGTCCCCGGCAACCGCAGGGTGGCCCTCTTCCAGGACGCGGTGCGTGCGGCCGGACTGCCTCCGGCCCGTGTCGTGCCCTGGCGCGAGGTGCTGGGGGGTGAGGCGGTCTTCCGGCCGGGCGAGCTGGTCCGGGTGGACTCGCCCGGCGAGGACACGGAGACCGAGCGGCTGCTGCGCGGGGTGGACGACCCGACCCGGGTGGAGGGCTCGGCCCTCTGGTACACCCGGTTCACCGCCGCCGTACGGGACGTGGCCGCCCGCGCGGCATCGGCCGGCGCCGTACTGCTGGACGATCCCGGCGACATCGCGGTGCTCTTCGACAAACGGCTGTGCCACGGTGTCATGGACGCCGCCGGAGTCCGGGTACCGGACTCCCCCACCTCCGGAGCGGGGGCCGCCCCGGTGCGCGGCTGGGCGGATGTCCGCCGGCTGATGGCGGACCACCGGATGCCGCGGGCGTTCGTGAAGCTCGCGCACGGATCGTCCGCGTCCGGGGTGCTGGCCGTGGAGACGGCGGGCCCCGGCCGGGCCCGGGCGACGACCTCCGTGGAACGGGACGGGGCCGGCCGCCTCTTCAACTCGCTGCGGGTGCGCCGGCTGACGTCCGAGCGCGAGGTGGCGGCGGTCGTCGACGCGCTCGCCCCGGACGGCCTGCACATCGAGCGCTGGCTGCCCAAGGCGTCCGTGCCGGGCGGGCGGGTGGCCGACCTGCGGGTGGTGGTCGTCGCCGGCCGGGCGACGCACGCCGTCGTGCGCACCAGCCGCTCCCCCATGACCAACCTGCACCTGGGCGGGGTACGAGGCGACCTCGACCAGGTGCGGGAGACGACCGAGGCCGCGGGCGGCGACTGGGCCGGCGCCCTGTCGCTCTGCGAGCGGGCCGCCGCCTGTTTCCCGGACACCCTGTGCGTGGGCGTCGATCTGCTCCCGGCCATCGGCTGGCGGCATTTCGCCGTCGGCGAGGTGAACGCCTTCGGCGACCTGCTGCCGCGTCTGACCGGCCTGCCGGGCAGCGGCGCGGAGGGGCTCGACACCTACGCGGCGCAGGTCGCCGCGGTGCCGGGGAGGTCCGGCCGCCGCACCGCCCGAGAAGAAGCCCCTGGCAACGACCGAGCAAGGAACCACCGTGCCGCCCCTGCCCTCTGA
- a CDS encoding STM4013/SEN3800 family hydrolase, with translation MNAVVGSHDLLLVTLDTLRFDVAQELAAAGRIPHLARHLPGGAWEKRHAPGSFTYASHQAIFAGFLPTPASPGPHPRLFAARFAGSESTAGNTFVHEAPDLPSGLARAGYRTVCIGGVGFFNRRPPLGSVLPGMFQESHWEPEFGVASPTSFEAQVARAEQVVAALPPDRRLFLFVNVSAMHQPNWFHLPGATADAGDSRATHAAALEYVDRHIGRLFAAASSRRRCFAIVCSDHGTAYGDDGYTGHRLGHESVWTVPYAHFFLDPGAS, from the coding sequence ATGAACGCGGTGGTGGGCAGCCACGATCTGCTGCTCGTCACTCTGGACACCCTGCGGTTCGACGTCGCGCAGGAGCTCGCCGCCGCCGGCCGCATCCCTCACCTGGCCCGCCATCTGCCCGGTGGCGCCTGGGAGAAGAGGCATGCCCCCGGCAGCTTCACCTACGCCTCCCACCAGGCGATCTTCGCGGGTTTCCTGCCGACTCCGGCGTCCCCGGGCCCTCATCCCCGGCTGTTCGCGGCGCGTTTCGCGGGCAGCGAGTCCACCGCCGGGAACACCTTCGTCCACGAGGCCCCCGACCTGCCCTCCGGTCTCGCCCGGGCCGGGTACCGCACGGTGTGCATCGGCGGTGTCGGGTTCTTCAACCGGCGGCCGCCGCTCGGCTCGGTGCTGCCCGGCATGTTCCAGGAGAGCCACTGGGAGCCGGAGTTCGGTGTCGCCTCGCCGACCTCCTTCGAGGCGCAGGTGGCCCGCGCCGAGCAGGTCGTGGCCGCGCTGCCGCCGGACCGGCGGCTGTTCCTCTTCGTCAACGTGTCGGCGATGCACCAGCCCAACTGGTTCCATCTGCCCGGTGCCACCGCCGACGCGGGTGACTCCCGCGCGACCCACGCCGCCGCCCTGGAGTACGTCGACCGGCACATCGGCCGCCTCTTCGCCGCCGCGAGCAGCCGCCGGCGGTGTTTCGCGATCGTCTGCTCCGACCACGGCACCGCGTACGGCGACGACGGCTACACCGGCCACCGGCTGGGCCACGAATCCGTCTGGACCGTGCCGTACGCCCACTTCTTCCTCGACCCGGGGGCATCCTGA
- a CDS encoding STM4012 family radical SAM protein, with protein sequence MTSTTDITGTADAGDPAAGGPYRSYVYAYPHKTAYRPLGGHPAGRPPLRELWAGEPKDALSLYLHIPFCEVRCGFCNLFTRIGAPDELSTRYLDALDRQAGAVRDALGDREPVRFASAAFGGGTPTFLTAGELERLCDIAEKRMGADLLSVPLSVETSPSTATADRLAVLAGRGATRVSIGVQSFVDAEARAAVRPQHRSEVEAALGRIRDARVPVLNIDLIYGIDGQTERSWLFSLDAALAWGPEELYLYPLYVRPLTGLGRSARVAGAADPAWDEQRLRLYRAGRDHLLAHGYEQVSMRMFRRAGAPRAGAEDHACQTDGMIGLGCGARSYTSTLHYSFDYAVEMREIRGIIDAFTAAEDFSRAEVGRYVTGDEARRRHLLQSVLQAEGMRTDGYRERFGSEPFADFPRELGLFARRGWLDPSAGPGLLRLSPEGLAHSDALGPELFSPSVRAAMAAYEAK encoded by the coding sequence ATGACCAGCACCACCGACATCACGGGCACCGCGGACGCGGGTGACCCGGCCGCCGGCGGCCCGTACCGGAGCTATGTCTACGCCTACCCGCACAAGACGGCCTACCGCCCCCTCGGCGGGCACCCCGCCGGACGGCCGCCGCTGAGGGAACTGTGGGCGGGCGAGCCCAAGGACGCGCTCTCCCTCTACCTCCACATCCCGTTCTGCGAGGTCCGCTGCGGCTTCTGCAACCTCTTCACCAGGATCGGCGCGCCCGACGAGCTGAGCACGCGTTACCTCGACGCCCTGGACCGGCAGGCCGGGGCGGTCCGGGACGCGCTGGGCGACCGGGAGCCGGTGCGTTTCGCCTCCGCCGCCTTCGGCGGGGGCACGCCCACCTTCCTCACGGCGGGTGAGCTGGAGCGGCTCTGCGACATCGCGGAGAAGCGGATGGGCGCGGATCTGCTCTCGGTCCCGCTGTCGGTGGAGACGTCCCCGTCGACCGCAACGGCGGACCGGCTGGCGGTCCTCGCCGGCCGGGGGGCGACCCGGGTGAGTATCGGTGTCCAGAGCTTCGTCGACGCCGAGGCCCGCGCCGCCGTCCGCCCGCAGCACCGCTCGGAGGTGGAGGCCGCCCTCGGCCGGATACGCGACGCCCGCGTTCCCGTCCTCAACATCGACCTGATCTACGGCATCGACGGGCAGACGGAGCGGAGCTGGCTCTTCTCGCTCGACGCCGCCCTGGCCTGGGGCCCCGAAGAGCTGTACCTCTACCCGCTGTACGTACGGCCGCTGACGGGTCTCGGCCGGAGCGCCCGGGTGGCCGGCGCCGCCGATCCTGCCTGGGACGAGCAGCGGCTGCGGCTGTACCGCGCGGGACGCGACCACCTTCTGGCCCACGGCTACGAGCAGGTGTCGATGCGCATGTTCCGCCGTGCCGGCGCTCCGCGGGCCGGGGCCGAGGACCACGCCTGCCAGACCGACGGCATGATCGGTCTGGGCTGTGGTGCCCGGTCCTACACCTCCACGTTGCACTACTCCTTCGACTACGCCGTGGAGATGCGGGAGATCCGGGGCATCATCGACGCCTTCACCGCCGCGGAGGACTTCTCCCGTGCCGAGGTCGGCCGTTACGTGACGGGGGACGAGGCCCGCCGGCGCCATCTGCTGCAGTCGGTGCTCCAGGCCGAGGGCATGCGGACGGACGGTTACCGGGAGAGGTTCGGGTCCGAGCCCTTCGCCGACTTCCCCCGCGAGCTGGGGCTCTTCGCCCGGCGCGGCTGGCTGGACCCGTCGGCGGGCCCCGGACTGCTGCGGCTGTCACCGGAGGGGCTGGCCCACTCCGACGCCCTGGGCCCGGAGCTGTTCTCCCCTTCCGTGCGGGCCGCGATGGCCGCGTACGAGGCGAAGTGA
- a CDS encoding STM4011 family radical SAM protein: MRPPSVAAPAGSGAPTAPDGLTILYRGPLASCDYDCPYCPFAKRRDSVERLRADRAALERFTGWAAGRTGERLSVLFTPWGEGLVRSWYRRALVELSRLPHIGRVAIQTNLSGRTAWLADADRDKAALWCTYHPGQTPYGRFLGRCRELSELGVRFSVGVVGLEEHLEEARRLRAALPSEVYLWVNAAEGRSYTDEEAGRWTDLDPLFPYSRYPHASAGLPCRTGESVISVDGDGTVRRCHFVRTELGNLYDGSYRRSLGPRGCPLQVCDCHIGYVHLETLPLYDVFAGGVLERIPASPAPAFPAPAAPAAAPPVPLLPASALPAPAPAGTAAPGGPARAAAARRTLPLLPP; the protein is encoded by the coding sequence GTGCGCCCGCCGTCCGTCGCGGCCCCGGCGGGATCCGGGGCCCCGACGGCACCCGACGGTCTGACGATCCTCTACCGCGGCCCGCTGGCCTCCTGCGACTACGACTGCCCCTACTGCCCGTTCGCCAAGCGCCGGGACAGCGTCGAGCGGCTGCGGGCGGACCGCGCCGCGCTGGAGCGCTTCACCGGATGGGCGGCCGGGCGGACCGGCGAGCGGCTGTCGGTGCTGTTCACCCCGTGGGGCGAGGGCCTGGTGCGCTCGTGGTACCGGCGGGCACTCGTCGAGCTGTCCCGGTTGCCGCACATCGGCCGGGTCGCGATCCAGACCAACCTCAGCGGCCGCACCGCGTGGCTGGCGGACGCCGACCGGGACAAGGCCGCCCTGTGGTGCACCTACCATCCGGGCCAGACCCCGTACGGACGTTTCCTCGGCCGGTGCCGGGAGCTGTCGGAGCTGGGGGTCCGCTTCAGCGTGGGGGTGGTGGGTCTGGAGGAGCACCTGGAGGAGGCGCGAAGACTGCGGGCCGCGCTGCCGTCCGAGGTGTACCTGTGGGTCAACGCGGCCGAGGGCCGCAGCTACACGGACGAGGAGGCCGGCCGCTGGACGGACCTGGACCCGCTGTTCCCCTACAGCCGGTATCCGCACGCCTCGGCCGGTCTGCCCTGCCGGACGGGCGAGTCGGTGATCTCGGTCGACGGTGACGGGACGGTGCGCCGCTGCCATTTCGTCCGGACCGAGCTGGGCAACCTCTACGACGGCAGCTACCGCCGCTCGCTCGGGCCGCGTGGCTGCCCGCTCCAGGTCTGCGACTGCCATATCGGCTATGTGCACCTGGAGACACTGCCGTTGTACGACGTCTTCGCGGGCGGTGTGCTGGAGCGGATCCCCGCCTCTCCGGCACCCGCCTTCCCGGCGCCCGCTGCCCCGGCAGCCGCTCCCCCGGTGCCCCTCCTCCCGGCGTCCGCCCTCCCGGCTCCGGCCCCCGCCGGGACGGCCGCGCCGGGCGGGCCCGCCAGAGCGGCCGCTGCCCGGCGTACGCTCCCGCTGCTCCCGCCCTGA
- a CDS encoding SGNH/GDSL hydrolase family protein, whose amino-acid sequence MADDSRNNQRGIIGSYAAIGDSFTEGVGDPGPDGAFVGWADRFAVLLADQLPLPDAATGRADDPHGHFRYANLAVRGRLLDQIVEEQVPRAKELAPDLVSFCAGGNDIIRPGSDPDDVAERFERAVADLKRSVGTVMVTTGFDTRGIPVLRHLRGKVATYTAHVRAIADRYDCPVLDLWSLRSVQDRRAWDDDRLHLSPEGHTRVALRAAQVLGLDVPADPDQAWPPQAQRGTLEVRRDDIHWAREYLVPWIGRRLRGESSGDHVEAKRPDLLPL is encoded by the coding sequence GTGGCAGACGATTCGAGAAACAACCAACGAGGCATCATCGGGTCGTACGCAGCGATAGGCGACAGCTTCACCGAGGGAGTCGGCGACCCCGGCCCCGACGGGGCGTTCGTCGGCTGGGCGGACCGTTTCGCGGTCCTCCTCGCGGACCAGCTCCCCCTCCCCGATGCAGCGACCGGCCGCGCGGACGATCCGCACGGGCACTTCCGGTACGCCAATCTCGCCGTACGCGGACGCCTCCTCGACCAGATAGTCGAGGAGCAGGTTCCCCGGGCGAAGGAGCTCGCACCGGATCTGGTGAGCTTCTGCGCGGGCGGCAACGACATCATCCGGCCCGGCTCCGACCCCGATGACGTGGCCGAACGCTTCGAGCGGGCCGTCGCCGACCTGAAGCGGTCGGTCGGAACGGTCATGGTGACCACCGGCTTCGACACCCGTGGCATCCCGGTGCTCCGGCACCTGCGCGGCAAGGTGGCCACGTACACCGCCCATGTCCGGGCCATCGCCGACCGCTACGACTGCCCGGTCCTCGACCTGTGGTCGCTGCGGTCCGTGCAGGACCGGCGGGCCTGGGACGACGACCGGCTGCACCTCTCGCCCGAGGGGCACACCCGGGTGGCGCTGCGGGCGGCCCAGGTGCTCGGGCTCGACGTGCCGGCCGATCCGGACCAGGCGTGGCCGCCGCAGGCGCAGCGGGGCACCCTCGAGGTCCGGCGCGACGACATCCACTGGGCACGCGAGTACCTCGTCCCGTGGATCGGACGCCGGCTGCGCGGCGAGTCCTCCGGAGACCATGTGGAAGCCAAGCGTCCGGACCTGCTGCCTCTCTGA